A window of Clavibacter michiganensis contains these coding sequences:
- a CDS encoding bacteriorhodopsin-like: protein MIPDSLTQGQFDTVYNFLSLVIASQLFTAVFLLIALPRILPRYRQAITVAIIVCGIAAYHYFRIFDSFTGAFVTESIGGTGTYSQAAGEGFNEGYRYVDWLLTVPLLLVELIAVLALARRVQSRLLLQLVPASALMIALGYPGEISGDNGVRGLFRILSTIPFAYILYVLFVQLSKSLKNQPPKVRKTIGNLRYLLLLSWGVYPIAYLLPLLDISGADAWVAKQVGYSVADIVAKAVYALIIFQVAKIKSYDDDPAFAEIETSRDHDGHGARAAL, encoded by the coding sequence ATGATCCCCGACTCGCTCACCCAGGGCCAGTTCGACACCGTCTACAACTTCCTCTCGCTCGTCATCGCCTCGCAGCTGTTCACGGCGGTGTTCCTGCTCATCGCGCTGCCGCGGATCCTGCCCCGATATCGGCAGGCGATCACCGTCGCGATCATCGTGTGCGGCATCGCCGCCTATCACTACTTCCGCATCTTCGACTCGTTCACGGGCGCATTCGTCACCGAATCCATCGGCGGCACCGGCACCTACTCGCAGGCCGCGGGCGAGGGATTCAACGAGGGATATCGCTACGTCGACTGGCTGCTGACCGTGCCGCTGCTCCTGGTCGAGCTGATCGCCGTCCTCGCGCTGGCCCGCCGGGTGCAGTCGCGACTGCTCCTGCAGCTCGTGCCCGCCTCGGCCCTGATGATCGCCCTCGGATATCCCGGCGAGATCAGCGGCGACAACGGCGTCCGCGGACTGTTCAGGATCCTGTCGACAATCCCCTTCGCGTACATCCTCTACGTGCTGTTCGTGCAGCTGAGCAAGTCGCTGAAGAACCAGCCGCCGAAGGTGCGGAAGACGATCGGCAACCTCCGCTACCTCCTGCTGCTCAGCTGGGGCGTGTATCCCATCGCGTATCTCCTGCCGCTGCTGGACATCTCCGGCGCGGACGCGTGGGTCGCCAAGCAGGTCGGGTACTCCGTCGCCGACATCGTCGCGAAGGCCGTCTACGCGCTCATCATCTTCCAGGTCGCGAAGATCAAGTCGTACGACGACGACCCGGCGTTCGCGGAGATCGAGACGTCGCGCGACCACGACGGGCACGGAGCGCGCGCGGCCCTGTGA
- a CDS encoding gluconokinase yields MPARPRHVVVMGISGSGKTTIATALAERLGWTFAEADEFHPEANIAKMSAGTPLTDDDRWPWLEAMRDWMNGEAHAGHSTVVTCSALKRSYRDLLDSAEGDVRFVHLSGDTELIRERMKTRSGHFMPASLLPSQISTLEPLDAGERGLTLENTGTPDEVTTRIVDELGLVAS; encoded by the coding sequence ATGCCCGCACGTCCGCGCCACGTCGTGGTGATGGGGATCTCCGGATCCGGCAAGACCACGATCGCCACCGCCCTCGCCGAACGGCTCGGCTGGACCTTCGCGGAGGCGGACGAGTTCCACCCCGAGGCGAACATCGCGAAGATGTCGGCCGGCACGCCCCTCACCGACGACGACCGCTGGCCGTGGCTCGAGGCCATGCGCGACTGGATGAACGGCGAGGCCCACGCCGGCCACAGCACCGTGGTCACCTGCTCGGCCCTCAAGCGCTCCTACCGCGACCTCCTCGACAGCGCGGAGGGCGACGTGCGCTTCGTGCACCTCTCCGGCGACACCGAGCTGATCCGCGAGCGCATGAAGACGCGCAGCGGCCACTTCATGCCGGCCTCGCTGCTGCCGTCGCAGATCAGCACGCTCGAACCGCTCGACGCCGGCGAGCGCGGCCTGACGCTCGAGAACACCGGGACGCCCGACGAGGTCACGACCCGCATCGTCGACGAGCTCGGCCTCGTCGCGAGCTGA
- a CDS encoding DNA-formamidopyrimidine glycosylase family protein, translated as MPEGDSVFVLAARLRAQVGGALVADGELRSGARAGARLGGRRITGFDTHGKHLLMRLDDATTLHTHLRMQGSWTVTGAGKRVPQRIQHQVRVRLRLDDGRTLWGIDLPVVELIPTRDERAAIGHLGPDPLRDDWDAALAVSRLAARPDDAIRAALLDQRPMAGLGNLWVNEVGFLRGVHPATRVRDVDLAPLVDLAARSLRRSATVPAAYQITTGDPRRGRTHWVVGRAGRQCLRCGTTVIGLDDLGSTSERGRRAWWCPRCQPAPDPT; from the coding sequence ATGCCCGAGGGTGACTCCGTCTTCGTCCTCGCCGCCCGCCTCCGCGCCCAGGTCGGCGGCGCGCTCGTCGCCGACGGGGAGCTGCGGTCCGGCGCGCGGGCGGGCGCGCGGCTCGGCGGCAGGCGCATCACCGGGTTCGACACGCACGGCAAGCACCTGCTCATGCGGCTCGACGACGCCACCACCCTCCACACGCACCTGCGCATGCAGGGTTCGTGGACGGTCACCGGCGCCGGCAAGCGCGTGCCGCAGCGGATCCAGCACCAGGTGCGCGTGCGCCTCCGCCTCGACGACGGCCGCACCCTCTGGGGCATCGACCTGCCGGTGGTCGAGCTGATCCCCACCCGCGACGAGCGCGCGGCCATCGGCCACCTCGGGCCGGACCCGCTGCGCGACGACTGGGACGCGGCGCTCGCCGTGTCCCGCCTCGCGGCCCGTCCCGACGACGCGATCCGCGCCGCCCTCCTCGACCAGCGCCCGATGGCGGGCCTCGGCAACCTCTGGGTCAACGAGGTCGGCTTCCTGCGCGGCGTGCATCCGGCCACCCGGGTCCGCGACGTGGACCTGGCGCCCCTCGTCGACCTCGCCGCCCGCTCGCTCCGGCGCTCGGCGACGGTGCCGGCCGCGTACCAGATCACGACAGGCGATCCCCGTCGAGGCCGCACGCACTGGGTCGTAGGCCGCGCGGGCCGGCAGTGCCTGCGGTGCGGGACGACGGTGATCGGCCTCGACGACCTGGGCAGCACGAGCGAGCGCGGGCGGCGGGCGTGGTGGTGCCCGCGGTGCCAGCCGGCGCCGGATCCGACCTGA
- a CDS encoding FadR/GntR family transcriptional regulator — protein MTTRSPSTPASAPDPGPAAAPAPVAAVPAATVLATRIIEELGRDIVDGRLVEGTRLTIEDLQQRFGVSRTVVRDCVRVLEAMALLVPKRRVGLVVQGPDRWNVYDPRIIRWRLTGPGRSDQFRSLTQLRRAVEPVAASLAARHATAAQRTRIAELAVDLRRLGEAGALVDFLAADIEFHHLILEASGNDMFCALREVITEVLSGRTHQGLMPRTPRPHALDTHEQVAHAIRDGDAATAEAGMASLLAEVSSAIT, from the coding sequence ATGACGACGCGGTCACCCTCCACCCCGGCATCGGCGCCGGATCCCGGTCCCGCAGCTGCCCCGGCTCCGGTCGCCGCGGTCCCCGCCGCCACGGTGCTGGCCACGCGGATCATCGAGGAGCTCGGCCGCGACATCGTCGACGGCCGGCTAGTCGAGGGCACCCGCCTAACCATCGAGGACCTGCAGCAGCGCTTCGGCGTCTCCCGCACGGTGGTGCGCGACTGCGTGCGCGTGCTCGAGGCGATGGCGCTGCTCGTGCCGAAGCGCCGCGTGGGCCTCGTGGTGCAGGGCCCGGATCGCTGGAACGTCTACGACCCGCGCATCATCCGCTGGCGCCTCACCGGCCCCGGTCGCTCGGACCAGTTCCGCTCCCTCACCCAGCTGCGCCGCGCGGTCGAGCCGGTCGCGGCGTCACTCGCTGCCCGCCACGCCACCGCTGCTCAGCGCACGCGCATCGCCGAGCTCGCGGTGGATCTCCGCCGCCTCGGCGAGGCCGGCGCCCTCGTCGACTTCCTCGCCGCCGACATCGAGTTCCACCACCTGATCCTCGAGGCCAGCGGCAACGACATGTTCTGCGCCCTCCGCGAGGTGATCACGGAGGTCCTCAGCGGTCGCACGCACCAGGGGCTGATGCCGCGGACGCCGCGTCCGCACGCGCTCGACACGCACGAGCAGGTGGCGCACGCGATCCGCGACGGCGATGCGGCGACGGCAGAGGCGGGGATGGCGTCGTTGCTGGCGGAGGTCAGCAGCGCGATCACCTAA
- a CDS encoding ATP-binding cassette domain-containing protein, with amino-acid sequence MSMSILRLEEISFAYRRGGDVLDGLRLQFDAGRTVLLGPNGAGKSTLLALAADALSPRAGRVVLESVGSPRIRASRRAYRSRVAWLPQQITPFPGLTVREHVAYAGWLKGLSRRDAWRRAVGALDVVDLGAKADLRATELSGGQARRMGIAGALVHDSEVILLDEPTAGLDPSQRERFRGILRRIAPEVAVVVSTHQTEDVHESYDRVVLLHRGRVPFEGTVREFVGPSSATEDVRDSVARAYARHVPEED; translated from the coding sequence ATGAGCATGTCAATTCTGCGCCTTGAAGAAATATCATTCGCCTACCGACGTGGCGGCGATGTCCTCGACGGCCTTCGTCTCCAGTTCGACGCCGGACGCACCGTGCTCCTCGGCCCCAACGGAGCCGGCAAGTCCACACTCCTGGCTCTCGCCGCCGACGCACTGAGTCCCCGAGCGGGACGAGTCGTCCTCGAGTCCGTCGGCAGCCCCCGGATCCGCGCGTCACGACGCGCGTACCGCTCGCGCGTGGCGTGGCTCCCCCAGCAGATCACCCCCTTCCCCGGGCTCACCGTCCGCGAGCACGTCGCGTACGCCGGGTGGTTGAAGGGCCTCAGCAGGCGCGACGCGTGGCGACGTGCCGTCGGCGCCTTGGACGTCGTCGACCTCGGGGCCAAAGCCGACCTGCGAGCCACCGAGCTCTCTGGCGGACAAGCGCGGCGGATGGGCATCGCCGGAGCGCTCGTCCACGACTCCGAGGTCATCCTGCTCGACGAGCCCACCGCCGGCCTCGATCCATCGCAGCGCGAGCGCTTCCGGGGGATCCTTCGCCGCATCGCGCCCGAGGTCGCCGTCGTCGTGTCCACGCACCAGACAGAGGACGTGCACGAGTCCTACGACCGCGTCGTGCTCCTGCACCGCGGCCGGGTTCCCTTCGAGGGAACCGTCCGCGAGTTCGTCGGCCCTTCGTCGGCGACCGAGGACGTGCGCGACAGCGTCGCCCGCGCGTATGCGCGACACGTGCCCGAGGAGGACTGA
- a CDS encoding GntP family permease: protein MTIEDWTQTLTAGPLLLIAAGAIAVLLILIITLRIHAFVALILVSLATAFATGIPTPQIVTVLVGSFGSTLGTVALLVGLGAMLGRLVETSGGAKTLADTLIRIFGEKRAPFALGVASLIFGFPIFFDAGLVVMLPIVFSVARRLGGGVLRYGLPAAGAFSVMHIFVPPHPGPVAASEFFGANVGIVIIVGLIAAIPTWYVTAYLYGIWIGKKFVLPIPSILGQADEHAESNPPKFGTVLAVLLLPLILIFMNTGLNAASTGGILPEGTSDQAWYQVLRTIGETPVALLISLLFAAFMLGRRRGIDKNALEKTLESALGPVCSVILITGAGGMFGGVLRTSGIGDALADVLGDLGIPIILAGFLIAAILRIAQGSATVALTTAAGLVSPAILAGDYNAFQVAALVVAVAGGSVVASHVNDSGFWLVGRFFEMDVKTTLKTWTVMETTIGVMGFAIATAVFGVASLA from the coding sequence ATGACCATCGAAGACTGGACGCAGACCCTCACCGCGGGTCCGCTCCTCCTGATCGCCGCGGGCGCCATCGCCGTGCTGCTGATCCTGATCATCACGCTGCGCATCCACGCGTTCGTCGCCCTGATCCTCGTGAGCCTCGCGACCGCGTTCGCCACCGGGATCCCGACCCCGCAGATCGTGACCGTGCTCGTCGGCAGCTTCGGCTCCACGCTCGGCACGGTCGCGCTGCTCGTGGGACTCGGCGCGATGCTCGGGCGCCTGGTCGAGACCAGCGGCGGCGCGAAGACGCTGGCCGACACGCTGATCCGGATATTCGGCGAGAAGCGCGCCCCGTTCGCGCTCGGGGTCGCGTCGCTCATCTTCGGCTTCCCGATCTTCTTCGACGCCGGGCTCGTCGTGATGCTGCCCATCGTCTTCTCGGTGGCGCGTCGCCTCGGCGGCGGCGTGCTCCGCTACGGCCTCCCCGCAGCCGGCGCCTTCTCGGTCATGCACATCTTCGTGCCGCCGCACCCCGGCCCCGTCGCGGCCAGCGAGTTCTTCGGCGCGAACGTCGGCATCGTGATCATCGTGGGCCTCATCGCCGCGATACCCACCTGGTACGTCACCGCGTACCTCTACGGGATCTGGATCGGCAAGAAGTTCGTGCTGCCGATCCCCTCGATCCTCGGCCAGGCCGACGAGCACGCCGAGTCGAACCCGCCCAAGTTCGGCACCGTCCTCGCCGTGCTGCTGCTCCCGCTGATCCTCATCTTCATGAACACCGGCCTCAACGCGGCATCGACCGGCGGGATCCTCCCCGAGGGCACGAGCGACCAGGCCTGGTACCAGGTGCTCCGCACCATCGGCGAGACGCCCGTCGCGCTGCTCATCTCGCTGCTGTTCGCGGCGTTCATGCTCGGCCGTCGCCGCGGGATCGACAAGAACGCACTCGAGAAGACGCTCGAGTCGGCGCTCGGCCCGGTCTGCTCCGTGATCCTCATCACCGGCGCGGGCGGCATGTTCGGCGGCGTGCTCCGCACCAGCGGCATCGGCGACGCCCTCGCCGACGTGCTCGGCGACCTCGGCATCCCGATCATCCTGGCCGGGTTCCTCATCGCGGCGATCCTCCGCATCGCGCAGGGATCCGCGACCGTCGCGCTCACCACGGCCGCGGGCCTCGTCTCCCCGGCGATCCTCGCGGGCGACTACAACGCGTTCCAGGTCGCGGCGCTCGTCGTGGCGGTGGCCGGTGGATCCGTGGTCGCGAGCCACGTGAACGACTCCGGCTTCTGGCTCGTCGGCCGCTTCTTCGAGATGGACGTGAAGACGACCCTCAAGACGTGGACCGTGATGGAGACCACCATCGGCGTCATGGGCTTCGCGATCGCGACGGCGGTGTTCGGGGTGGCGTCGCTGGCGTGA
- a CDS encoding DUF7224 domain-containing protein translates to MRPVIPWRSRVALWLLLPAIACVYAFCGLYFDLSSVRGYWPAVVAGSAIFLFFPCAVASVSAAQEGARARRGRLSTVPHARREIQLVVAALWPSLACAAAVQLAAVLILSRGTWGTAATDPFTLVLLAGAFVAILVLHTAMGYLLGRHLPLAASIPVALLLSYSWLGFTWSVNWFPLRYLSGLVLADCCSVDTALDARAPLAAIVFSLGMGLLLIAAAVIRSTESTARLAIRWSSVAAAATAVTVAGILIAGDLGYSPAVARPGSAAACSGTAPSVCLYPEVRGSGTAEGTIRRAVQNLESAGLPVPATVRMGDDARTDDTLSMVVTVGMTDAQVIHSLAVSFLPLSGAPACGTATDLQQRQATYSTVGAWIVRVAAQGIVDPASVQPVSAGQPGDHDALARLDPQRQLTWVEAALPSLEDCSVAPVPVPTS, encoded by the coding sequence ATGCGACCCGTCATCCCCTGGCGCTCCCGCGTCGCCCTCTGGCTCCTGCTCCCGGCGATCGCCTGCGTGTACGCGTTCTGCGGCCTCTACTTCGATCTGTCATCCGTGCGGGGATACTGGCCCGCCGTGGTCGCCGGATCCGCCATTTTCCTGTTCTTCCCGTGCGCCGTCGCCTCTGTGTCCGCCGCCCAAGAGGGTGCACGCGCTCGGCGCGGTCGACTAAGCACCGTGCCGCACGCGCGGCGGGAGATCCAGCTCGTCGTGGCGGCGCTGTGGCCGTCGCTCGCCTGCGCGGCCGCGGTGCAGCTCGCCGCCGTGCTGATCCTGAGTCGGGGAACCTGGGGCACAGCCGCGACCGACCCCTTCACGCTCGTACTGCTCGCCGGCGCGTTCGTCGCGATCCTCGTCCTCCACACCGCGATGGGGTATCTCCTCGGCCGTCACCTTCCCCTCGCGGCGAGCATCCCCGTGGCACTGCTGCTCTCGTATTCATGGCTCGGATTCACGTGGTCGGTGAACTGGTTCCCGCTGCGCTACCTCTCCGGGCTGGTGCTGGCCGACTGCTGCAGCGTCGACACGGCCCTCGACGCACGCGCCCCGTTGGCGGCCATCGTGTTCAGCCTCGGGATGGGGCTCCTGCTCATCGCCGCCGCGGTCATCCGGTCCACCGAGAGCACCGCGCGCCTCGCGATCCGGTGGTCATCCGTCGCCGCGGCGGCGACCGCCGTGACCGTCGCGGGGATCCTCATCGCCGGGGATCTGGGGTACAGCCCGGCGGTCGCGCGCCCGGGTTCCGCGGCCGCATGCTCCGGCACGGCTCCCTCCGTCTGCCTGTATCCGGAGGTCCGCGGCTCGGGTACCGCCGAGGGAACCATCCGCCGGGCGGTCCAGAACCTCGAGTCGGCGGGCCTGCCCGTCCCGGCCACCGTCCGCATGGGCGATGATGCGCGGACCGATGACACCCTCAGCATGGTCGTGACGGTCGGCATGACCGACGCGCAGGTCATCCACTCGCTCGCCGTTTCCTTCCTCCCCCTCTCCGGCGCCCCCGCGTGCGGCACCGCCACCGACCTCCAGCAGCGGCAGGCGACCTACTCGACCGTCGGAGCGTGGATCGTGCGCGTCGCGGCCCAGGGGATCGTCGATCCCGCGTCCGTACAGCCGGTCTCCGCGGGTCAGCCGGGTGACCACGACGCGTTGGCACGTCTCGATCCCCAGAGGCAGCTCACCTGGGTCGAGGCGGCACTGCCCTCGCTCGAGGACTGCTCCGTCGCGCCAGTCCCGGTGCCCACCTCATGA
- a CDS encoding FadR/GntR family transcriptional regulator, protein MQGSRRRVALKVLIPAGPGSWTRVRRGPVTQLCRAVEPVAASLAARNATAGQRTRIAELAVDLRRLGEAGALVDFLAADIEFHHLILQASGNDMFCALREVITEVLSGRTHQGLMPRTPRPHALDTHEQVAHAIRDGDAATAEAGMASLLAEVSSAIT, encoded by the coding sequence ATACAGGGGTCTCGACGACGAGTTGCCCTCAAGGTCCTTATCCCCGCCGGACCCGGGTCGTGGACCCGGGTCCGGCGAGGGCCCGTCACCCAGCTGTGCCGCGCGGTCGAGCCGGTCGCGGCGTCACTGGCTGCACGCAATGCCACTGCCGGTCAGCGAACCCGCATCGCCGAGCTCGCGGTGGATCTCCGCCGCCTCGGCGAGGCCGGCGCCCTCGTCGACTTCCTCGCCGCCGACATCGAGTTCCACCACCTGATCCTCCAGGCCAGCGGCAACGACATGTTCTGCGCCCTCCGCGAGGTGATCACGGAGGTCCTCAGCGGCCGCACGCACCAGGGGCTGATGCCGCGGACGCCGCGGCCGCACGCGCTCGACACGCATGAGCAGGTGGCGCACGCGATCCGCGACGGGGATGCCGCGACGGCGGAGGCGGGGATGGCGTCGCTGCTGGCGGAGGTCAGTAGCGCGATTACCTGA
- a CDS encoding pyridoxamine 5'-phosphate oxidase family protein, which translates to MTSDDFARWLRAQPSLTGSAPALDTADLPDDPDDLFRAWITAAADAGVPEPHAATLATVDADGLPDARTLILKDVSSRGWAFASARSSAKGAQLAANRAAALAFWWQPIVRAVRVRGSVEEATAEESAADLAARSAAARADVDPGDWVLWRIRPVHVEFWQGSPDRRHARILFDRVGETWTRRGAAGERATPPA; encoded by the coding sequence ATGACCTCCGACGACTTCGCCCGCTGGCTCCGCGCCCAGCCCTCGCTGACCGGATCCGCCCCCGCGCTCGACACGGCTGACCTGCCCGACGACCCCGATGACCTCTTCCGCGCGTGGATCACCGCGGCCGCCGACGCGGGCGTGCCCGAACCGCACGCCGCGACGCTCGCGACCGTCGACGCCGACGGCCTGCCCGACGCGCGCACGCTGATCCTCAAGGACGTCTCCTCGCGCGGCTGGGCGTTCGCCAGCGCGCGCTCCTCGGCCAAGGGCGCCCAGCTCGCGGCGAACCGGGCCGCGGCGCTCGCGTTCTGGTGGCAGCCGATCGTGCGGGCGGTGCGGGTGCGCGGATCCGTCGAGGAGGCCACGGCGGAGGAGAGCGCCGCCGACCTCGCTGCCCGGTCGGCCGCGGCTCGCGCCGACGTCGACCCGGGCGACTGGGTGCTGTGGCGGATCCGACCGGTGCACGTGGAGTTCTGGCAGGGCTCGCCCGACCGGCGGCACGCGCGGATCCTGTTCGACCGCGTCGGCGAGACGTGGACGCGACGCGGCGCCGCCGGCGAAAGGGCGACCCCGCCGGCGTGA